One Thermoanaerobacterium sp. PSU-2 DNA window includes the following coding sequences:
- a CDS encoding dTDP-4-dehydrorhamnose 3,5-epimerase family protein — translation MEELIQGVEVKKLIKHVDDRGFFMEILRDDDNLLKKFGQASMSLTYPGVIKAFHYHKLQDDLWFFPKGNAQVVLHDMRDDSPTKGMTNVFYMGEHNSILLLIPAGVAHGYRVLGNEPVIITYFTTMSYNPKNPDEYRIPWDDPVIGFDWTTKNR, via the coding sequence ATGGAAGAATTAATACAAGGGGTAGAAGTAAAAAAACTTATAAAGCATGTTGATGATAGAGGCTTTTTCATGGAGATATTGAGAGATGATGATAACCTCTTAAAAAAATTTGGACAGGCTTCTATGTCTCTTACATATCCTGGTGTAATAAAGGCATTTCACTACCACAAATTACAGGATGATTTGTGGTTTTTCCCAAAAGGCAATGCACAGGTTGTACTGCATGATATGAGAGATGATTCGCCTACAAAAGGTATGACAAATGTATTTTATATGGGTGAGCATAATTCAATTTTATTATTAATACCTGCAGGTGTTGCACATGGATATAGAGTTTTGGGAAATGAACCTGTAATAATAACTTATTTTACTACAATGTCATATAATCCTAAAAATCCTGATGAATATAGGATACCATGGGATGATCCGGTAATAGGGTTTGATTGGACTACAAAAAACAGGTGA